From the Cryptosporidium parvum Iowa II chromosome 2, whole genome shotgun sequence genome, one window contains:
- a CDS encoding proteasome subunit alpha type 1, NTN hydrolase, whose amino-acid sequence YFFCSLLQQFSSCEYILFITLVFLISISIMYRNQYDTDVVTWSPQGRVFQIEYAMEAVKQGTAVVGARNDEIVVLACIKRSTSRLAGYQKKLYKIDNHIGVAVSGITADAKVICNYLRSECLNYSFTYDSPIPLNTLVNRLVLKSQVNTQEYGRRPFGVGLLLAGFDESGPHLFETCPSGNCFEYYSIAIGSRSQASKTYLEKHFKEFANCSKDQLILHTLRALRSSLSSEQEMNQENVDVAILGRNDIYNELLEEEKIKYLQIINQEQPPTIEQINESQETSSMQID is encoded by the coding sequence TACTTTTTCTGTTCACTCTTACAACAATTTAGTAGTTGTGAATACATCctttttattactttagtttttttaataagtaTTTCAATAATGTATAGAAACCAATATGATACGGACGTTGTTACTTGGTCTCCACAAGGAAGAGTTTTCCAGATTGAATACGCAATGGAAGCAGTTAAACAAGGCACTGCAGTAGTTGGAGCAAGAAACGATGAGATAGTTGTTCTTGCTTGCATAAAAAGAAGTACAAGCAGGCTCGCTGGGTACCAAAAGAAACTATACAAAATTGACAACCATATTGGCGTAGCAGTTTCAGGGATTACTGCAGACGCTAAAGTAATTTGTAACTACCTTAGATCAGAATGTCTAAACTACTCATTCACATATGATTCACCAATACCATTGAACACTTTGGTTAACAGGCTTGTATTGAAATCCCAGGTAAATACACAAGAATACGGCAGAAGGCCATTTGGCGTAGGATTGCTCTTGGCAGGATTTGATGAAAGCGGCCCGcatttatttgaaacatGCCCTTCCGGGAATTGCTTTGAATATTACTCGATTGCAATAGGGTCAAGATCTCAAGCTAGCAAAACTTATTTGGAAAAAcattttaaagaatttgcTAATTGTAGCAAGGATCAATTGATTTTACATACTTTAAGAGCATTAAGATCAAGCTTGTCATCTGAACAAGAAATGAATCAAGAAAATGTGGATGTGGCAATTTTAGGAAGAAATGACAtttataatgaattattagaagaagaaaaaataaaatatcttcaaattattaaccAAGAGCAACCGCCAACTATAgaacaaattaatgaatCTCAAGAAACTTCCTCTATGCAAATAGACTAA
- a CDS encoding possible transcription factor TFIIH, giving the protein MSIERPFDYKTSSLSSWNLQEYIATLSSTNTCLLFEDISCVTELFSSLSEIQQNIVSRLMILGNGYGNYIGEQAMNIWILTTKRNELEYAIRKLRSLKIIKVNVLDSNSQKSSSDSISVQYQLNPIFQKTLSKFLYEGDISIGFEMPKRKSEIKISYESLTKFVRKQWSNILNIIVQLSGSQNVPKNSANTFYKFKLISPDTIKVLDNIQLISCDIGKYNKRNSSNSKGLRIQIDSSLSQESNEQLFDGFDQEDRFGSQNDQNALDIYNEIKYGMAGSNSNSEEEYLPTNNLKIKPKKRVISAKHTLAKNQVDKIFEQKLTPKAFCWLLCDSCNQLLMLLNGFIKLVELESNIENGEYNFSQINSENILNPTITNVISLIMRISSSKVGQPISIHKKTNNNILMRFVLFAYDLGLLYFDESIIESSLYSLKNRFENLRDLNIELLYTTPFSLLIGSEGLKLQSLYSAFKIDDNLIQKSDPENIQNFLLPSHFYFDEELWHKSTTETSNVKINEPNCLSMNSTRLEAGIIVQSNFRIYCYTASPLQAKILRHLCQVKVRGPNIICGILTRKGLLSAYSMGVSAEQILRFFSSNAHPIILRRFMLEGTSIIPVNVETQLKLWEKDKNRLKISHASTFSDWGASPNDIQLFRQTILYARSKDILLYNSPIELTEKELNLNVELQKKIILVIKQEYEDDIKTFIRTKREVINK; this is encoded by the coding sequence ATGTCAATAGAGAGACCTTTTGATTATAAAACTTCATCTCTTTCATCATGGAATTTACAAGAATACATAGCAACTTTGTCTAGCACGAATACATGcctattatttgaagatatttcTTGTGTAACTGAATTATTTTCGTCCCTTTCTGAGATACAACAGAATATTGTATCTAGACTTATGATTTTGGGAAATGGATATGGAAATTACATAGGAGAACAAGCTATGAATATATGGATACTTAcaacaaaaagaaatgaattGGAATATGCAATTAGGAAATTAAgatcattaaaaataattaaagtcAATGTACTAGATTCTAACTCCCAAAAAAGTTCATCTGATTCTATTTCTGTGCAATACCAATTAAACccaatatttcaaaaaactTTATCTAAATTTTTGTATGAAGGGGATATATCTATTGGATTTGAAATGCCAAAGAGAAAATCCGAGATAAAGATCTCGTATGAATCTCTCACGAAGTTTGTAAGAAAACAATGGagtaatattttgaatattattgttcAATTAAGCGGGAGTCAAAATGTTCCAAAAAATAGTGCTAATACATTttataaattcaaattaatttccCCGGACACAATAAAAGTTCTGGATAATATCCAATTAATTTCTTGCGATATTGGGAAATACaacaaaagaaattcttctaattcaAAGGGACTTAGAATTCAAATTGATAGTAGTTTATCTCAAGAAAGTAATGAACAGTTATTTGATGGTTTTGATCAAGAGGATAGATTTGGATCTCAAAATGACCAAAATGCACTAGACATATACAACGAGATAAAATATGGTATGGCTGGAAGCAATTCTAACAGTGAAGAAGAATATTTGCCAaccaataatttaaaaattaaaccAAAGAAGAGAGTTATTAGTGCCAAACATACCCTTGCAAAAAACCAAGttgataaaatatttgaacaGAAGTTGACACCAAAAGCTTTTTGTTGGTTACTTTGTGATAGCTGTAATCAATTGTTAATGCTTCTTAATGGATTTATAAAATTAGTAGAGCTTGAGTCAAACATTGAAAATGGAGAATACAATTTTAGTCAAATAAACAGTGAAAATATACTAAACCCAACAATTACAAATGTAATAAGTCTAATAATGCGTATTTCAAGTTCAAAAGTTGGCCAGCCAATTTCAATACATAAGAAAacgaataataatattttgatgcGATTTGTTTTGTTTGCATATGATTTAGGACTGCTCTATTTTGATGAATCTATTATTGAGAGTAGTCTatattctttgaaaaataGATTCGAAAATCTTCgtgatttaaatattgaattattgtACACTACTCCTTTTTCATTGTTGATTGGCTCTGAGGGTCTGAAACTTCAAAGTTTATACTCTGCATTTAAAATTGATGACAACTTGATTCAAAAAAGTGACCCCgaaaatatccaaaattttcttcttccatcacatttttattttgacGAAGAATTATGGCATAAATCAACAACTGAAACAAGCAATGTAAAAATAAACGAACCTAACTGTTTGAGTATGAACTCTACTCGTCTCGAGGCAGGAATTATTGTTCAAAGTAACTTTAGGATTTACTGTTATACAGCATCTCCATTACAAGCCAAGATTCTTAGACATCTATGTCAAGTTAAGGTTCGTGGCCCAAACATCATTTGTGGAATATTGACTAGGAAAGGCTTGTTATCCGCATATTCAATGGGAGTGTCAGCTGAACAAATACTTAGATTTTTTTCCAGCAACGCgcatccaataatattaaggCGATTTATGTTAGAAGGAACGAGTATTATACCTGTGAATGTAGAAACGCAGTTGAAACTATGGGAGAAAGACAAAAATAGACTCAAAATTTCCCATGCAAGCACCTTTTCAGACTGGGGAGCAAGCCCTAACGATATTCAGCTATTTAGACAAACGATACTCTATGCAAGAAGTAAAGACATATTACTTTACAATTCCCCCATTGAATTAACAGAAAAAGAACTAAACTTAAATGTtgaattacaaaaaaagattatatTAGTTATAAAACAGGAATATGAAGATGATATTAAGACTTTTATTCGAACAAAAAGAgaagttattaataaataa
- a CDS encoding translation elongation factor EF-1, subunit alpha encodes MNSWEDTLRGSSSGGDVKAEEISQKLETSLNLQNDVDSENNKNSTLSNNEFQASGIAQPTNNTSGKSINASLLEPDPRPHMNIVFIGHVDAGKSTTCGNILYTCGLVDQRTMEKYEREAKEKNRESWFLAFIMDTNEEERSKGKTVEVGRAAFNLKNRRFTILDAPGHKSFVPNMISGASQADIGVLIISARKGEFETGFERGGQTREHAMLAKTLGVNQLIVAINKMDDPTCMWDQNRYNEIEKKLTPYLKTCGYNPAKDIFFVPISGQLGQNLKYHVSDQSNPKYFDHRASWYSMEKPTLFDILDKYLSVPDRSSGNEDNGIIRIPLLDGYRDNGVIAMGKIELGTIRCGDNLVVMPNRAKAKIQSICLGEEMDEYAWSGPGENVRIKLLNIDEDSLSKGFVLCSQSDLCPVVKKFKAQLLLVELLEQRPLITSGYECIIHCNTSCEEVCIEELLEGVELSTKKKKSRPAFVKSQYMLTCNMSLTNPLCIEEFAKCPQLGRFTLRDEGKTIAVGKVLEILDSV; translated from the coding sequence ATGAATAGCTGGGAGGACACTTTAAGGGGCAGTAGCTCTGGAGGAGATGTAAAAGCCGAAGAGATTTCCCAAAAATTAGAAACCAGTTTAAATTTACAAAATGACGTTGATTCggaaaataataagaattctACGCTTTCAAACAATGAATTTCAAGCTTCTGGTATAGCGCAACCAACTAATAATACATCAGGAAAATCTATAAATGCCTCTTTGTTAGAGCCTGATCCAAGACCTCATATGAATATCGTTTTTATTGGGCACGTTGATGCAGGTAAATCAACTACTTGTGGTAATATTTTGTATACTTGCGGATTAGTAGACCAGCGAACTATGGAAAAGTATGAAAGGGAGGCGAAGGAGAAGAATAGGGAGTCGTGGTTTTTGGCGTTTATTATGGATACAAATGAAGAGGAAAGAAGTAAGGGGAAGACTGTGGAAGTGGGGAGGGCTGCATTCAACTTGAAAAACAGAAGATTCACTATTCTAGATGCCCCTGGCCACAAAAGTTTTGTCCCAAATATGATCTCTGGAGCTAGTCAAGCGGATATTGGcgtattaataatttctgcTAGGAAAGGTGAGTTTGAGACTGGTTTTGAAAGAGGTGGTCAGACTAGAGAGCACGCAATGCTTGCAAAAACACTAGGAgttaatcaattaattgttGCAATTAACAAGATGGATGATCCTACATGCATGTGGGATCAAAATCGttataatgaaattgagaaaaaaCTAACTCCATATTTGAAAACTTGTGGCTATAATCCTGCCAAAGACATATTTTTTGTCCCAATTTCAGGACAGCTCGgtcaaaatttgaaatatcatGTTTCGGACCAATCTAATCCAAAGTATTTTGATCATAGAGCATCTTGGTATAGTATGGAAAAGCCTACATTGTTTGATATTCtagataaatatttatctgTTCCTGATCGCTCGTCAGGTAATGAAGATAATGGTATAATCCGTATTCCTTTGTTGGACGGCTATAGAGATAATGGCGTTATTGCAATGGGTAAAATAGAACTAGGAACAATTAGATGTGGCGATAATTTGGTTGTAATGCCTAATCGTGCTAAGGCAAAAATACAAAGCATTTGTCTTGGAGAAGAAATGGATGAATATGCATGGTCTGGCCCAGGTGAAAATGTAAGAATAAAGTTACTAAATATAGATGAAGACTCACTTTCTAAAGGTTTTGTTTTATGCTCCCAAAGCGATTTATGCCCAGTGGTTAAGAAGTTTAAGGCACAATTGCTTCTTGTTGAACTGTTAGAACAAAGGCCGCTAATAACAAGTGGATATGAATGCATTATTCACTGTAACACATCTTGTGAAGAGGTCTGCATTGAGGAATTATTGGAAGGAGTTGAATTATCAacgaaaaaaaagaagagtaGGCCTGCATTCGTAAAATCTCAATATATGTTGACATGCAACATGTCCCTTACCAATCCTCTTTGCATTGAAGAATTTGCTAAGTGCCCTCAGTTAGGAAGATTTACATTGAGAGATGAGGGAAAAACTATTGCAGTTGGTAAGgtattagaaatattagaCAGcgtttga
- a CDS encoding hypothetical protein (domain KOG2160, armadillo/beta-catenin-like repeat-containing protein domain), with amino-acid sequence MKNVVDPNKLILEAKDKLSLSNDEEVLASLAVIDRCVELPDCALNFEKLGIVQPLLSCLSRSEEVRSITYQILSKSMQNNLPVQNSFAKLGALSLLKQSVQGEDSETNKSKGITAISSLVRHNKTLEGSFISDNGIPLIALWLHSENVGVRERALSLLRHLLIQGVVKSEYIIGNNNSKIIDTILTLSKNNSISNKEYQNIQYGETISETLLELINAFNPKLSSSSKDKIREEVNKRMIFLIDYCKLHPDDDISPEYSTLIQCEKLLV; translated from the exons ATGAAAAATGTGGTTgatccaaataaattaattttagaaGCGAAGGATAAACTAAGTCTTTCGAATG ATGAAGAAGTGCTTGCCTCACTTGCAGTAATAGATCGTTGTGTAGAACTTCCTGACTGTGCCTTAAACTTTGAGAAATTAGGAATAGTTCAACCATTATTGAGCTGTTTGTCTCGCTCAGAAGAAGTCAGATCTATTACATATCAAATACTTTCAAAGAGTATGCAAAACAACTTACCTGTACAAAATTCATTTGCAAAATTAGGAgctttatcattattaaaacaaagCGTTCAAGGTGAAGATTCTgaaacaaataaatcaaaaggAATTACTGCGATATCATCACTGGTACGCCATAATAAAACCCTAGAAGGCTCATTTATTTCCGATAATGGAATACCACTTATTGCTTTGTGGCTTCATTCTGAAAATGTAGGAGTTCGTGAAAGAGCACTGTCACTATTAAGACACTTATTAATACAAGGAGTAGTCAAAAGTGAATATATcattggaaataataacagTAAGATCATAGATACTATTTTAACTCTTTCAAAAAACAACTCTATATCTAACAAGgaatatcaaaatattcaatacGGCGAAACGATCTCGGAGACCTTACTCGAACTGATTAATGCCTTCAATCCTAAACTTAGCAGTTCATCAAAAGACAAAATCCGAGAAGAAGTTAACAAACGCATGATTTTCCTAATTGATTACTGCAAATTACATCCGGACGATGATATTTCACCAGAATATTCTACACTTATTCAATgtgaaaaattattagtttAA